A stretch of DNA from Basfia succiniciproducens:
TGCTTCCCTTGCGGTGCGGAGGCGTATTATAGAGATTTCAGATTGGCTTGCAAGTTATTTTTATCAAAAATTTAGAAAAACATTTCAACTGATTATCTTTTATACTAAAACACCAATTATTAGCTATAATTAGCCGAATTTTCACTCTAAGATAGATAATAATTTTAAATTTTTAAATCCCCAGAAGCGAAGTGCTTGGATAAATTTATCTTCCAGCTCAAAATGTTTTGTGTAAAAAATGCAATTATCCGTTTCCGTTTTATCCTTTGGCGTTATGCCGGCTAATAAATCAAATACTCTTTTCGCTATTGCCGTACCGGGTTCAAAATAAAATTTGACTTGCGGTAAACATAATTGAATTTCTTCTTTTATCAATGGGAAATGAGTACATCCCAAAATAACGCTGTCTAAATCGCTTAATTGTATCCATGGGGTTAGTTCGTTTCTTAATGCAATTAGATCAACTGATTCGCCATGAAGTTTTCTTTCGGCAATCTCGGCTAATTTTGTTGAGCCTATTTTTTCAACAATACAATCTTGCGCATAACGCTCAATAAGCGAGGTTACATAAGTGCGTTTAACGGTGCCTTTTGTTGCGAGCAAGCCGATATGCTTGGTCTGAGATTTTTCCGCCGCCGGTTTAATAGCCGGAACGGTGCCGATAATAGGAATGGCAAAATGTTGTCGCAAAGTGGGAAGAACAACCGTACTTGCCGTATTACATGCAATTACAATCGCATCTAAGGGATATTGTTCATTGATTTTTTTGCATACGGTTAATGTGCGTTCAATGATGACTTCTTCACTTTTTTCAGAATAGGGAAAAAAGGCATTGTCAAAGCAATAGAGATAATGTGCGTTTGGCAATAATTGTTTGACTTCCTTGTAAACACTGAATCCGCCTACACCGGAATCAAAAAATAGGATTGTCGGTTTTATTTCTGTATTCATAATCAATCCGTTAAAATTCTCGAATTTTTTACCGCACTTTTGCTCGGAAGACGAGTATCAAGCGTTACTATAAATTTCCCTGTTATTCAACCAGCGCTTAATTAATGTATCAGCCACATCAGGATATTCCACAATAAGCCGGCGCGCATAATGTTGGACGGTCGGAATCATTTTACGATCGCGCATTAAATTTGCCACTTTAAATTCTGCGATACCAGTTTGTTTTGTTCCAAGTACTTCGCCCGGACCACGAATTTCCAAGTCCTTTTCCGAGATAACAAATCCGTCTTGGCTTTCACGTAAAACCTGTAAACGCTTTTGTGAAATTTTTCCCAGCGGCGGCTTATACATGAGTACGCAAAATGAAGCGGTGCTTCCCCGTCCGACACGCCCGCGCAATTGATGCAGCTGAGATAATCCCAGGCGTTCAGCATTTTCAATAATCATTAAACTTGCATTCGGCACATCCACCCCCACTTCAATTACCGTAGTCGCCACTAAAAGATCGAGTTCCGCCGCTTTGAAACTTGCCATAATAGCCTGTTTTTCTGCCGGTTTCATTCGGCCATGAACCAGACCTATACGCAAATGCGGTAAAGCGCGATGCAAATCTTCCGCCGTTGCCTCGGCGGCTTGTGCCTCTAGCACCTCGCTTTCGTCAATTAACGTACAAACCCAATATACTTGGCGGTTCTCATTAGTACAAGCGTTATGCACTCGAGCAACAATTTCCGCTCTGCGTTCTTCCGATACAACAATTGTTTTAATAGGCGTACGACCCGGCGGCAATTCATCGATAATTGACGTATCTAAATCCGCATATACCGTCATCGCGAGAGTACGTGGAATCGGTGTTGCCGTCATGATCAATTGATGCGGATAATTACCTGCTTTTTCACCTTTTTCCCGCAACAGTAAACGCTGATGAACACCGAATCGATGTTGTTCGTCAATAATGACTAATGCGAGATCGGAAAACGCTACTTCTTCCTGGAATAACGCATGAGTCCCCACCACCATTTGAACTTCAGCATTTTTTATCCGTTCAAGTTCCGATTGACGCGCCTTGCCTTTCACCTTTCCGGCTAGCCAACCGACTTCAATACCGAAAGGTTCGAACCAACGGCGGAAATTTTCGGCATGTTGTTCAGCCAGAATCTCAGTGGGCGCCATTAGTGCGACCTGCTTACCGTTATCAATGGCAGTTAACGCAGCTAAAGCGGCGACTAAGGTTTTGCCCGAACCGACATCCCCCTGCACTAACCGCATCATCGGATAATCTTTTGCGAGATCCCGCTCAATATCTTGTGTCACTCTAACCTGGGCATTCGTCGGTTCAAAAGGCAGTGTTGCCAAAAATCGTTGTTTAAGATCCGTCTGAAAATGTAAAGGCAGCGCTTGAAATTGCTGAGTTCCTAACCGCACTTTTTGCATGGCGAGATTATGCGCCAATAATTCTTCGAAAATTAACCGCACTTGTGCGGGATGGGCGCCCTTTTCAAGGCTTTCAACGGACACATCCGGCGGCGGACGGTGTAAAAAGCGAATCGCCTCTTTCAAGCTAAAGGGATAAGGATTAAATTGATCAGGTAAAATTTCTGCGATTTGAATTTTATCAAGCAGTTCCAATGCCTGATCAGTCAGTTTACGTAATGAATTTTGCTTTAATCCTTCCGTCGCGGAGTAAATCGGCGTGAGATTTTCTTCTAATTGAAGCGGTTGCTTATCCCTAATAATTTGGTATTCGGGATGGTGAATTTCGGCCATGAAACGGCCGCGTTTTACTTCACCGAACACTTTGACGCGAGCACCCAGTTGAAAACCATTACGCATTCCCGCATTAAAATTAAAGAAACGCAACATAATTTTCGAGGTGCCGTCAGACAAACTTACCGTTAAAATCGGGCGACGGCCAAATTGAATCTCACAAGTTTGAACAATACCTTCAATCGTTGCGTATTGCTCCGGGCGGAGATCTGAAATAGGCGTAATTCTTGTACGATCTTCATAACGAATGGGAAGATGGAAAAGCAAATCCTGTAAATTATTAATACCGATTTTGCTTAACTTGGCAGAAACAGCAGCTCCCACACCGGAAAGTGATGTGAGAGGTATTGCATCAAGAAGTTGAGTTGTCATGCGATCTATTCGTTGATATTGCGTTCGACAGACTGTACGCCGGAAAGACTTTTAATTTTACGCATGATATTGGCAAGATGTTTGGTATCTTTCGCACTTAAGGTCAACGTCACATGACAAATACGACCTTCACTTTCTTCCGTCCAAATGCTATGAATATTACTTTGTGCCGCCGATATCGCCGCCGTTAGATTGGCCAATGCACCTTGCTGAGCAACCATATTAATATGTAGCTCGGCTTCAAACTCCGCAGAATGATCACACTGTTCCCATTCAACTTTAATAAACGGGACGGATTGTGTCGTCCGTTTCTTTAAATTGCGACAATTTTCATGGTGTACGACAAGCCCCTTACCAGGATTGGCATAAGCTACAATTGAATCGCCCGGAATCGGATGGCAGCATTTAGCAAAGTTGACCAATAATCCGTCCATACCTTTAATAGGTAAGCGTTCCTGATTGTTAACTTCTTCAATATCCGTATAGATAGCGAGACTTTCACCTTGCAAACGACGGGCAATAACTGTACTCAGTTGATTACCTAATCCGACTTCCGCCAATAAGTCATCCATTGTATCCAGATTTAATTCAGTTAAAACATGATGAACTATTGCCGGATCCAAATCTTCAAGATGTTTACCCGCTAAAGCGTGAAGTAATTGATATCTGCCTAAATTAATTGCTTCTTCAAGACGCAAAGTTTTTAAGGTTTGGCGGATTTTCGCCCGAGCGCGCCCGGTTACCACAAAATTCAGCCAGTTAGCGTTTGGTGTCGCATTAGGTGACGTAATAACTTCAACGGTCTGTCCCGAACGCAACGCTTGTGATAACGGGTAAGTTTCGCGATCCACTTTTGCTCCGACACAGGTACTGCCGATACTGGTATGAACCGCATAAGCAAAGTCAATAGGCGTCGCCCCCGCCGGCAATTCGATAATTCTGCCTTTCGGCGTGAATACGTAAATTTCATCGGAAAAGAGATCTGATTTTACGCTTTCAATAAATTCGAAAGAATTACCTGCACTTTGTTGCAGCTCAATAATGCTTTGTAGCCAATGTTGCGCTTTAATTTGTGCCGTTGTCGTATCATTTTTACCGCCCGGTTTATAAACCCAATGAGCGGTCACACCTAATTCCGCGATTAAATTCATTTCCTCCGTACGAATCTGAATTTCAACCGCCACGCCATGCGGACCGATAGTCGAAGTATGTAAAGCCTGATAACCATTTGCTTTCGGCACTGCAATATAATCTTTAATTTGCCCCGGACGAGGTTTAAACAATTGGTGCATTTGCCCGAGGACACGGTAACAATTATCAATAGAATCAACAATTATACGGAAATTAGAAATATCCATAATTGAACGAAACTGTTGATTTCTCAACCGCATATTTTGATAAATATAAAAAAGCGGTTTTTCTTCACTAAAAACCTGTGCGTTAATTCCGACTTCTTCCAAACGCTGCTGAATCGTCACCAAAATAGGATGCACTAACTCCTGTCGGGTATTACGCGCCACCTGAATAACTTTATTTAATACGGCATAACGTTGCGGATGCATGGCTTGAAAGCACAAATCTTCCAATTCGTTTTTTACTTTTTCAATACCGAGACGATGTGCCAACGGGCTGTAAATTTCCAGCGTTTCTTTTGCAATGCGGCGACGTTTATCCGGGCGCAACGAACCGAGCGTACGCATATTATGCGTGCGGTCGGCAAGCTTGATTAAAACCACGCGAATATCTTTCGTCATAGCGAGAATCATCTTACGGAAACTTTCGGCCTGCGCTTCCTGACGGGTTCGGAATTTTAATTTATCGAGTTTTGAAACACCTTCCACAATTTCGGCAACACTTTTGCCGAATTCTGTGGTTAGTTGTTCTTCAGTATAAGGCGTGTCTTCAATAACATCATGCAACAATGCCGCCATGATTGCCTCATGGTCTAAACGCATTTCCGCAATAATTGACGCTACCGCCACAGGATGGGTGATGTATGGCTCGCCACTGGAACGGAATTGCCCCTCGTGAGCATCTCGCGCAATAACAAAAGCGCGTTTTATTAAATCAATATGTTCTGAGGGTAAATAGCCCTGGATAATCTTGTTTAACGGTTCAAAAAGATACAAGGGACACCTACCTTCTTACTAAAAATTCAGATAACGAGCCGATAATTAAAAATAAAAAATTATTCAGATAATAAAGAAACAGCGTTTAATTCCACTTTTTCCTGCTCTAGCGCTTCCTGACGTTCCTGCGCGTTCATAATATTATTATCAATTAAACCTTTTTCAATTTCACGTAATGCGATAACTGTCGGTTTATCATTATCTTCCGGCACTAAAGGTTCACGAACGTGCAACTGTAATTGTCTTGCACGGCGCGCCGCAGTTAAGATTAAATCAAAACGGTTGCCAATTTTTTCAACAGCATCTTGCACTGTTACACGAGCCATATTTTACTCCATGAGTTTAATTAAAAGGGTTAAAAATAATAGGGTTGTTAATGATACTAAAATACCGCTTATTTTGCTAGTAATTGATTAATTAAGGCTTGATTTTGCTCTGTTTGATAAGCCAAAGTCAATTTTTCCGCCCTTAAAATATGAACTAAATCCGCCAACGCCCGGGTAAAATCGTCATTAATAATCACATAATCATATTCATTATAGTGAGAAATCTCATCCATCGCTTTTGACATGCGATCCGCAATAACTTCGGCACTGTCTTGCCCTCGCCCGATTAAACGCTTTTCCAATTCGCCTAACGACGGAGGCAAAATAAAAATACTTTTCACCGAAGGCACTTTCTTGCGGATTTGCTGCGCGCCCTGCCAGTCGATATCTAAGAATACGTCAATTCCCTGCGCAAGATTTTTTTCAATAGTAGGTAATGATGTACCGTAATAATTTCCGCCGAATACTTTCGCATACTCTAAAAAAGCACCTTCGTTAATCAGTAACTCGAATTCTTCCACGGAAACAAAGTGATAGTGGACGCCGTTTTCTTCGCCCGGACGAGGCTGTCGCGTAGTATGGGAAACGGAAACCATCATTGTGTTTGCCTGATCTTGCTCCAACAGTGCGGAAATAAGAGAAGATTTACCGGCACCACTGGGCGCGGAAAGAATATATAAATTACCTTGCGACATAACTTAACCTCACTAAATAGACCTTAGTATTATGCCCATAATTGATAAAGAAATCAGCTAAAAAGTGCGGTTCTTTTTAGCGGAATTTCAAAGACGAATAAAGAACGACAGAAAACCATTTGTCAATACTCATTTTGTTAAATTTCATAGCGTTAAATATTGACATGGATCACAAAAAAGTTATCTGTTATAGTTTAGCGCATAGTCTAGTTTCGAATATAAAAGAAATCGTGCTATAATTTCAAAATGACGGATAGTTGAAATAATAATATTTTGATGACCCGTGATAATTTTGTTTAACTTAAATATTATAGGTGAAAATCTTATGGCAATTAAAATTGGTATCAATGGTTTCGGCCGTATCGGTCGTATCGTATTCCGTGCTGCACAAACTCGCGATGACATCGAAGTTGTAGGTATTAACGATTTAATCGACGTAGAATACATGGCATACATGTTAAAATACGATTCAACTCACGGTCGTTTCGATGGTTCGGTTGAAGTTAAAGACGGTAACTTAGTAGTTAACGGTAAAACAATCCGCGTAACTGCCGAACGTGACCCTGCAAACTTAAACTGGGGTGCAATCGGTGTTGATATCGCTGTTGAAGCAACAGGTTTATTCTTAACTGACGAAACTGCTCGTAAACACATTACTGCTGGCGCTAAAAAAGTTGTAATGACAGGTCCTTCTAAAGATGCGACTCCAATGTTCGTTCGCGGTGTAAACTTCTCAGCTTATGCGGGTCAAGACATCGTTTCTAACGCATCTTGCACAACAAACTGCTTAGCACCTTTAGCACGTGTTGTTCACGAAACTTTCGGTATCAAAGACGGTTTAATGACAACCGTTCACGCAACTACAGCAACTCAAAAAACCGTAGATGGTCCGTCTGCTAAAGACTGGCGCGGTGGTCGTGGTGCTTCCCAAAACATCATCCCGTCTTCAACCGGTGCTGCAAAAGCGGTAGGTAAAGTATTACCTGCATTAAACGGCAAATTAACAGGTATGGCTTTCCGCGTACCTACTCCAAACGTTTCTGTTGTTGACTTAACCGTTAACCTTGAAAAACCTGCTTCATACGAAACAATCAAACAAGCAATTAAAGATGCGGCTGAAGGTAAAACTTTCAACGGTGAATTAAAAGGCGTTTTAGGTTACACTGAAGACGCAGTTGTTTCTACAGACTTCAACGGTTGTGCGTTAACTTCCGTATTCGATGCTGACGCTGGTATCGCATTAACAGATTCTTTCGTTAAATTAGTATCTTGGTACGATAACGAAACTGGTTACTCAAACAAAGTATTAGACTTAGTAGCTCACATCTACAACTACAAAGGCTAATCTTTAGTTAAATTCCAAACAAAACCGCTCTCTATGAGCGGTTTTTTTATTTCCTTTAAAATGCATATAAATTAAAAGTGCGGTTAAAATTTTCGATTTTTTGACCGCACTTTTGAGCTTAGATTAATCTTTTAATTGGCTGATATCCGCTAAATAAATCGCCGGTCTCCCTTCAAAATCACTACCGAATAATACGGCGGAGTCATCGGGATTAAAAGAAGGATGAGGGTGCGTAATCTGACGATCACCATCCAATACCTGCCAGGAAGAACTATGCTTAGCCAATTTAACGGTACGTTGTTTTTCAATATTGAACAGGTACAAAAACGGATCGTTTTCAATGTTATAACTGTCGCTA
This window harbors:
- the murI gene encoding glutamate racemase — translated: MNTEIKPTILFFDSGVGGFSVYKEVKQLLPNAHYLYCFDNAFFPYSEKSEEVIIERTLTVCKKINEQYPLDAIVIACNTASTVVLPTLRQHFAIPIIGTVPAIKPAAEKSQTKHIGLLATKGTVKRTYVTSLIERYAQDCIVEKIGSTKLAEIAERKLHGESVDLIALRNELTPWIQLSDLDSVILGCTHFPLIKEEIQLCLPQVKFYFEPGTAIAKRVFDLLAGITPKDKTETDNCIFYTKHFELEDKFIQALRFWGFKNLKLLSILE
- the recG gene encoding ATP-dependent DNA helicase RecG gives rise to the protein MTTQLLDAIPLTSLSGVGAAVSAKLSKIGINNLQDLLFHLPIRYEDRTRITPISDLRPEQYATIEGIVQTCEIQFGRRPILTVSLSDGTSKIMLRFFNFNAGMRNGFQLGARVKVFGEVKRGRFMAEIHHPEYQIIRDKQPLQLEENLTPIYSATEGLKQNSLRKLTDQALELLDKIQIAEILPDQFNPYPFSLKEAIRFLHRPPPDVSVESLEKGAHPAQVRLIFEELLAHNLAMQKVRLGTQQFQALPLHFQTDLKQRFLATLPFEPTNAQVRVTQDIERDLAKDYPMMRLVQGDVGSGKTLVAALAALTAIDNGKQVALMAPTEILAEQHAENFRRWFEPFGIEVGWLAGKVKGKARQSELERIKNAEVQMVVGTHALFQEEVAFSDLALVIIDEQHRFGVHQRLLLREKGEKAGNYPHQLIMTATPIPRTLAMTVYADLDTSIIDELPPGRTPIKTIVVSEERRAEIVARVHNACTNENRQVYWVCTLIDESEVLEAQAAEATAEDLHRALPHLRIGLVHGRMKPAEKQAIMASFKAAELDLLVATTVIEVGVDVPNASLMIIENAERLGLSQLHQLRGRVGRGSTASFCVLMYKPPLGKISQKRLQVLRESQDGFVISEKDLEIRGPGEVLGTKQTGIAEFKVANLMRDRKMIPTVQHYARRLIVEYPDVADTLIKRWLNNREIYSNA
- the spoT gene encoding bifunctional GTP diphosphokinase/guanosine-3',5'-bis pyrophosphate 3'-pyrophosphohydrolase, producing the protein MYLFEPLNKIIQGYLPSEHIDLIKRAFVIARDAHEGQFRSSGEPYITHPVAVASIIAEMRLDHEAIMAALLHDVIEDTPYTEEQLTTEFGKSVAEIVEGVSKLDKLKFRTRQEAQAESFRKMILAMTKDIRVVLIKLADRTHNMRTLGSLRPDKRRRIAKETLEIYSPLAHRLGIEKVKNELEDLCFQAMHPQRYAVLNKVIQVARNTRQELVHPILVTIQQRLEEVGINAQVFSEEKPLFYIYQNMRLRNQQFRSIMDISNFRIIVDSIDNCYRVLGQMHQLFKPRPGQIKDYIAVPKANGYQALHTSTIGPHGVAVEIQIRTEEMNLIAELGVTAHWVYKPGGKNDTTTAQIKAQHWLQSIIELQQSAGNSFEFIESVKSDLFSDEIYVFTPKGRIIELPAGATPIDFAYAVHTSIGSTCVGAKVDRETYPLSQALRSGQTVEVITSPNATPNANWLNFVVTGRARAKIRQTLKTLRLEEAINLGRYQLLHALAGKHLEDLDPAIVHHVLTELNLDTMDDLLAEVGLGNQLSTVIARRLQGESLAIYTDIEEVNNQERLPIKGMDGLLVNFAKCCHPIPGDSIVAYANPGKGLVVHHENCRNLKKRTTQSVPFIKVEWEQCDHSAEFEAELHINMVAQQGALANLTAAISAAQSNIHSIWTEESEGRICHVTLTLSAKDTKHLANIMRKIKSLSGVQSVERNINE
- the rpoZ gene encoding DNA-directed RNA polymerase subunit omega, whose product is MARVTVQDAVEKIGNRFDLILTAARRARQLQLHVREPLVPEDNDKPTVIALREIEKGLIDNNIMNAQERQEALEQEKVELNAVSLLSE
- the gmk gene encoding guanylate kinase encodes the protein MSQGNLYILSAPSGAGKSSLISALLEQDQANTMMVSVSHTTRQPRPGEENGVHYHFVSVEEFELLINEGAFLEYAKVFGGNYYGTSLPTIEKNLAQGIDVFLDIDWQGAQQIRKKVPSVKSIFILPPSLGELEKRLIGRGQDSAEVIADRMSKAMDEISHYNEYDYVIINDDFTRALADLVHILRAEKLTLAYQTEQNQALINQLLAK
- the gap gene encoding type I glyceraldehyde-3-phosphate dehydrogenase → MAIKIGINGFGRIGRIVFRAAQTRDDIEVVGINDLIDVEYMAYMLKYDSTHGRFDGSVEVKDGNLVVNGKTIRVTAERDPANLNWGAIGVDIAVEATGLFLTDETARKHITAGAKKVVMTGPSKDATPMFVRGVNFSAYAGQDIVSNASCTTNCLAPLARVVHETFGIKDGLMTTVHATTATQKTVDGPSAKDWRGGRGASQNIIPSSTGAAKAVGKVLPALNGKLTGMAFRVPTPNVSVVDLTVNLEKPASYETIKQAIKDAAEGKTFNGELKGVLGYTEDAVVSTDFNGCALTSVFDADAGIALTDSFVKLVSWYDNETGYSNKVLDLVAHIYNYKG